GACAATTTTGAGACTGCCTCTAGGAGCCGCCGATCACCGCCACGCGAAACGCGCCGGCGGGCTTCGCGAGCGCGTACTCCCGGTCGCGCAGGCCTCTCGAGTTGGTGCGAAAGGCCACCAGGTTGAAGCGGGTGTCGAGGTTCGGCTTGAGCTCGTAGACGATGCCCGGGTCCGCCGAGGCCTGCAGCAGGCCCGAGCCGCCGAGCCGGCTCATGCTCTTCATCTCCGAATAGGAGAAGGCCGCCGCGCCGAACATGTGGACGCGGATCGTCTGCTCCAGCGCGAGCGCGACGACGAAGATCAGCCCGGCAGCCACCGCCAGATCGCGCCAGCGGGCGGCGAGACGCCCGCACAGATCCGTCCAGCTCGTCATCCGCGCCGCGCCTGCCGCCGCATCTCAGAAGATCTGGTACTTGAAGCCCCCGCTCTGAGGCCCCCCCGAGGTCAGGATCAGGAACAGCGTGAGCAGCACGAACGCGATCAGCGCGGCGAGGATGTAGAACTTGTACCTGGCGAGGAAAGCCTTCATCTGCGGACTTGCTCCGTCGTGGCGACGAACTCTGCGATCGACTCCGCGACGGCGCGGTGGGCGATCGCGTTGGGGTGGGCGTCATCGTAGCTGACCCAGAGCTCCATCGGGTTCGCCCGGGCCTCGAAGAGCCGAGCCAGGTTCAGGTGCTCGATGCCGTTCTGGCCCAGGAACTCGGCGACGCCGCCGTAGACGCCGGCGAAGATCTCGTTGCGGGTGTCGTGGAGCTCGGGCAGAAGCACCACCCGCAGGCGGATGCCGCTCTCGCGGCAGGTCTCCTTCAGCTCGAGCAGCGCCGCCCGCGCCTCTTTCCAGCCGGGCTGTCCCTCCGCGTAGAGCGCGGAGTAGTAGCCGGCAAAGTCCTGGGAAGGGGCGTAGCGATCCTTCAGCGAGTTGATCCTCGACCAGTAGAACGAGATCAGCTCGGAGTAGCCGAGGAACCAGAGCTTCGACTTCGCCGGCGTGACCTCGGCGTCGTTGATGAAGTAGAAGAGCACGACCTCGTCCGGGCGGTACTTCAGGCCCTTCGCGAGGAAGAGCCCGACCTCTTGCGCGGTGTTGTAGTTCCCGGTGCCGAAATTGATGATCTCGGTCGGGCGCGTCTCGCTGAGCTTCTCCTCCAGCAGATACTGGAACGTCTCCTCCTGCTTCACTCCCCAGCCGAAGGTGAGCGAGTCGCCGAGGAAGGCGATCCGGTACGCGTCGCCCCGCTCGACCGGGTACTCCTTGTCGCGCAGACCGTCGGAGTTGATCTCGACCGGAACGCCCATCAGGCGCATCGCACTGTTCGGCCGGTGCACGTGTCCGACGCGCGGGTCGCCCGCGTCCTGCTTCATGTAGAGCGCGTAGCGCGTCATCTCGATGTCGTAGGCGATGTTGAAGCCGAGGTAGACCCGGATCAGCACTTCGCCGAGGACGAGGAATAGCCCCAGCGCCATGAGGACCGCCAGCAGCCTCTTGATGGCTTCGCCCGTGTTCACCGCACCGCCCCCCGCTCGCGACCGGGCGAACCTTACCGAATCCGGCATGGCCTCGGAAGCGGAGCCGGTCGGCCGTCATTCGCGCGAATCCCGTGGCTCGCCCGGACCCGCTCGGAGTGGTCGCCACCCGGGGTTTTGCTTGACACAGCACTGCGTGATCGCGTCGAATCGAGCGAGCGGATTCGGAGGGAGCGAGTGGAGCAGCGAGCGGTCCTGCTGGTCGATCTCGAGTCTCCCTACGACACCGCACTTGCCGCGCGATGCGCGGGCGCGGCGATCCGAGCCATCCCCGTACACGGCGAGCTGCCGCAGATCCCGACGGAGACGGGGCTCGTCCTGTGCGTGGTGGCCATTTCTGGTCGGGGGGACGATCCGGTCTCGCGCGTCCGCTCCGTGGCGAAGCTCGTCGGTCGGTGTCCGGTCGTCGTGCTCGCGCGCGACACGGGACTCGACACGGCGGTCCGGCTGATCCGATTCGGTGTCGCGGACGTGATCGAGACGCCCGCGCCCGCGATGGAGGTCGCCGCGCGCGCGTTCAACTCGATCCGGGCCGGATCGCAGCAGGACGGGCGCGAGGACTTCATCGGCCAGAGCCCGGCGATGGTCCGGCTTCGCGAGCGCATCGCCAACGCCGGTCGTGTCGCGTCGACGGTCTTGATCCAGGGCGAGACGGGGACCGGAAAGGGCGTCGTGGCCCGCATGATCCACGAGGGCTCGGAGCGCCGGGGGCGGCCGTTCGTCCACGTCGATTGCGGAGCGCTCGCTCCGACCCTGATCGAGAGCGAGCTCTTCGGGCACGAGCGCGGCGCGTTCACGGGCGCGGCGACGCTGCGGCGGGGGCGCTTCGAGAGCGCAGAGCTCGGTACGGTATTTCTAGACGAGATCGGCGAGCTGTCGCTTCAGCTTCAGGCGAAGCTGCTTCGCGTGCTCGAGGATCGCGCGTTCGAGCGTGTGGGAGGAAGCGCGCCGCTTCGGCTCCACGCGCGCGTCGTCGCCGCGACCAACCGCGATCTGCACGCGGGCGTGCGCAACGGCTCGTTCCGGCCCGACCTGTGGTTCAGGCTGAACGTCCTGTCGATCGAAGTTCCGAGCCTTCGCGAACGCGCTTCCGACATCCCGCTCCTCGTACACGCGGGACTGCGTCGGATCTGCGAGATGCACGGCGTGACGGCGCCGCGCGTCTCCGACTCCGTGCTCGCGAAGCTGGCCGAGCAGCGCTGGCCCGGAAACGTGCGCGAGCTCCTGAATCTGCTCGAGCGCCTCGTGATCGAGCAGCGCGGCGCGCTCTCGGATCCTGAGGAGATAGACGCCTACCTCTCCGGGCCCGAGCCGCAGGTCCCTACAGACCGGCCCGGGATGGCGCGCCCTGCGCTCGACGCAGAGGAGCTGGCGGACGCCGAGCGAATCGAAGCGGCCCTCGTCGACTCCGGAGGCAATCTCTCGCGAACCGCGCGGCGGCTCGCGCTGCCCCGGAGCACGCTGCGGCACAAGATTGCGAAGTACCAGCTGGGGCATCTGGTGCCCAGGGACTGAGCTTCATCCGCTCGAGGCGATCGCTTGGATCGGCTCCTCGCGGCCGAGCTTCCTGGCAGCTGCGACACCGATCAGCGTGCATGATGCCATCAGGACTGCAGCCGGGACGAACAGGATCGAGCCGTCGACGCGATAGTCGATGAACCAGCCCAGCTGATCGAAGAGCACCTCGCACACGACCTTTCCAGCAGCCATACCGAGGAGCGTTCCAGACGCGACTCCGGCCGCGGCCAGGATGCCGGCGTCGCATGCGACCGTCGCTGCGATC
This genomic window from Deltaproteobacteria bacterium contains:
- a CDS encoding SGNH/GDSL hydrolase family protein, whose amino-acid sequence is MPDSVRFARSRAGGGAVNTGEAIKRLLAVLMALGLFLVLGEVLIRVYLGFNIAYDIEMTRYALYMKQDAGDPRVGHVHRPNSAMRLMGVPVEINSDGLRDKEYPVERGDAYRIAFLGDSLTFGWGVKQEETFQYLLEEKLSETRPTEIINFGTGNYNTAQEVGLFLAKGLKYRPDEVVLFYFINDAEVTPAKSKLWFLGYSELISFYWSRINSLKDRYAPSQDFAGYYSALYAEGQPGWKEARAALLELKETCRESGIRLRVVLLPELHDTRNEIFAGVYGGVAEFLGQNGIEHLNLARLFEARANPMELWVSYDDAHPNAIAHRAVAESIAEFVATTEQVRR
- a CDS encoding sigma-54-dependent Fis family transcriptional regulator, coding for MEQRAVLLVDLESPYDTALAARCAGAAIRAIPVHGELPQIPTETGLVLCVVAISGRGDDPVSRVRSVAKLVGRCPVVVLARDTGLDTAVRLIRFGVADVIETPAPAMEVAARAFNSIRAGSQQDGREDFIGQSPAMVRLRERIANAGRVASTVLIQGETGTGKGVVARMIHEGSERRGRPFVHVDCGALAPTLIESELFGHERGAFTGAATLRRGRFESAELGTVFLDEIGELSLQLQAKLLRVLEDRAFERVGGSAPLRLHARVVAATNRDLHAGVRNGSFRPDLWFRLNVLSIEVPSLRERASDIPLLVHAGLRRICEMHGVTAPRVSDSVLAKLAEQRWPGNVRELLNLLERLVIEQRGALSDPEEIDAYLSGPEPQVPTDRPGMARPALDAEELADAERIEAALVDSGGNLSRTARRLALPRSTLRHKIAKYQLGHLVPRD